A section of the Euwallacea fornicatus isolate EFF26 chromosome 12, ASM4011564v1, whole genome shotgun sequence genome encodes:
- the LOC136342564 gene encoding protein D3-like — MLVFRSRPAFLTRVYSTVAKRMEKHGVVPDVISAAPSEIAEVCYPSGVKVEQGNELTPTQVKDQPAISWGAQTDAFYTVCMTDPDAPSRKEPTYREWHHWLVGNVPGSQIAKGEVLSAYVGSGPPPNTGLHRYVFLVYKQPNKLSFDEPRLPNNSGDKRGCFSIRKFAEKYNLGQPVAGNFYQAQYDDYVPILYKQLGE; from the exons atGCTCGTCTTTCGTTCAAGGCCGGCGTTTTTAACGCGAGTTTACTCAACAGTAGCCAAAAGAATGGAAAAGCACGGCGTAGTTCCCGATGTAATAAGTGCTGCCCCTTCGGAAATTGCTGAA GTGTGCTATCCTAGTGGTGTAAAAGTAGAGCAAGGCAATGAATTAACTCCAACTCAAGTCAAGGATCAACCTGCTATCTCATGGGGAGCACAAACAGATGCGTTCTATACGGTCTGTATGACCG ATCCTGATGCTCCATCTCGCAAAGAACCCACCTATAGGGAGTGGCACCACTGGCTAGTAGGAAATGTTCCAGGAAGTCAGATTGCAAAAGGAGAAGTTCTTTCTGCCTATGTTGGCTCCGGACCACCACCAAATACTGGATTACATCGCTATGTTTTTCTTGTATACAAACAACCAAACAAATTATCTTTCGATGAACCACGTTTGCCGAACAA TTCTGGTGATAAACGGGGATGCTTCTCGATCAGGAAATTCGCGGAAAAGTACAATTTGGGACAGCCTGTGGCAGGAAACTTCTATCAGGCTCAGTACGATGACTACGTGCCTATTTTGTACAAGCAATTAGGGGAATAG
- the LOC136342565 gene encoding farnesol dehydrogenase-like isoform X2 translates to MGWQSGGSDRGQFRNWSCHSEIPSSELHNYVNICVVLCIASREAVRVMQTSKIKGHIININSILGHRIPYTIGEFSGLNLYPATKHAVTGLTEVLRLELAELDSWIKVTSLSLCLVETNIWDAASVNDSILAKIFKEIKVLEPENVADSVVYALWTPPHTLIKELTLQPVQEKF, encoded by the exons ATGGGTTGGCAAAGTGGTGGTAGTGACAGGGGCCAGTTTAGGAATTGGAGCTGCCATAGCGAAATCCCTAGTTCTGAATTGCATAATT aTGTTAATATATGTGTGGTTCTTTGCATAGCATCGAGAGAGGCTGTAAGAGTAATGCAAACGAGTAAAATTAAAGgtcatattattaatataaatagcaTATTAGGGCATCGAATTCCTTATACAATAGGCGAGTTTTCCGGATTGAATCTTTATCCAGCCACCAAGCACGCTGTTACTGGTTTGACTGAAGTATTGCGTCTTGAACTAGCAGAACTGGATAGCTGGATCAAAGTTACA agtcTCTCTCTTTGTTTAGTGGAGACTAACATTTGGGACGCTGCAAGTGTAAACGATTCTATATTGGCTAAAatctttaaagaaataaaagttttgGAGCCTGAAAATGTAGCTGATTCGGTAGTGTATGCCTTGTGGACACCACCACATACGTTG atcAAAGAATTAACTTTACAACCGGTTCAAGAGAAATTCTGA
- the LOC136342565 gene encoding farnesol dehydrogenase-like isoform X3: MTGIHTCGKKVIDVNICVVLCIASREAVRVMQTSKIKGHIININSILGHRIPYTIGEFSGLNLYPATKHAVTGLTEVLRLELAELDSWIKVTSLSLCLVETNIWDAASVNDSILAKIFKEIKVLEPENVADSVVYALWTPPHTLIKELTLQPVQEKF; the protein is encoded by the exons ATGACGGGGATTCACACATGTGGAAAAAAAGTAATAG aTGTTAATATATGTGTGGTTCTTTGCATAGCATCGAGAGAGGCTGTAAGAGTAATGCAAACGAGTAAAATTAAAGgtcatattattaatataaatagcaTATTAGGGCATCGAATTCCTTATACAATAGGCGAGTTTTCCGGATTGAATCTTTATCCAGCCACCAAGCACGCTGTTACTGGTTTGACTGAAGTATTGCGTCTTGAACTAGCAGAACTGGATAGCTGGATCAAAGTTACA agtcTCTCTCTTTGTTTAGTGGAGACTAACATTTGGGACGCTGCAAGTGTAAACGATTCTATATTGGCTAAAatctttaaagaaataaaagttttgGAGCCTGAAAATGTAGCTGATTCGGTAGTGTATGCCTTGTGGACACCACCACATACGTTG atcAAAGAATTAACTTTACAACCGGTTCAAGAGAAATTCTGA
- the LOC136342565 gene encoding farnesol dehydrogenase-like isoform X1, whose amino-acid sequence MIFFCGIVEFGLLNWSSQKRANQRRAAGSVAPIRTVMHQHLKDVNICVVLCIASREAVRVMQTSKIKGHIININSILGHRIPYTIGEFSGLNLYPATKHAVTGLTEVLRLELAELDSWIKVTSLSLCLVETNIWDAASVNDSILAKIFKEIKVLEPENVADSVVYALWTPPHTLIKELTLQPVQEKF is encoded by the exons ATGATTTTCTTCTGTGGAATAGTGGAATTTGGATTATTGAACTGGTCGTCCCAGAAACGAGCCAATCAGCGGCGCGCAGCTGGGAGCGTTGCACCAATCAGAACAGTGATGCATCAACATCTCAAAG aTGTTAATATATGTGTGGTTCTTTGCATAGCATCGAGAGAGGCTGTAAGAGTAATGCAAACGAGTAAAATTAAAGgtcatattattaatataaatagcaTATTAGGGCATCGAATTCCTTATACAATAGGCGAGTTTTCCGGATTGAATCTTTATCCAGCCACCAAGCACGCTGTTACTGGTTTGACTGAAGTATTGCGTCTTGAACTAGCAGAACTGGATAGCTGGATCAAAGTTACA agtcTCTCTCTTTGTTTAGTGGAGACTAACATTTGGGACGCTGCAAGTGTAAACGATTCTATATTGGCTAAAatctttaaagaaataaaagttttgGAGCCTGAAAATGTAGCTGATTCGGTAGTGTATGCCTTGTGGACACCACCACATACGTTG atcAAAGAATTAACTTTACAACCGGTTCAAGAGAAATTCTGA